AGCTGCGTTCTGATAATTCGGAAGCATTATTCACAGTCGGACAAATTGCCGATGTGTGGGTTTTGGCTAATGTAAATGAAAGCGATATTCCACGGATTAAAGTAGGAATGAGCGCAGATGTACATACGATCAGTTTTCCTGATGAAACTTTCAAAGGAAAAGTTGATAAAATCTACAATGTGCTGGACCCTGAAACCAAGGCAATGCAAATAAGAATTCAGCTGAGCAATGTAGGTTATAAACTGAAACCGGAAATGCATGCAACGGTGAATCTGAATTTTGAAGAAACTGATAGAATGACAGCCATACCTTCCCAATCCATCATTTTCGACCGTAGTAAAAATTGGGTAATGGTTTTTCACAGTCGCACCAAAATTGAAGCACGTCCGGTTGAAGTGTATCGTACTCTTACAAACCGTGCTTACATCAAAAGCGGACTAAAAGATGGTGAACAAGTCATTTCCAAAAACCAGCTGTTAGTCTACAACGCTATCAACGATTAATAAAATGATAGAATGAGTGAATGTTTGCCCGTTCTATCATTCACTCATCGTACCGGCGACCCGGCCTATCATTCAATATTCTCTCATTCAAAATTGAATTTTAATGAATAAATTCATTCGGGGAATCGTAGGTTTCTCTCTCAAAAACAGGTTTTTCATATTCTTTCTAACGGGTCTCATGATCATTGCTGGTATCGCCAGTTACAGGAGTACGCCTTTGGAAGCATTTCCGGATATTACCAATACGCAGATTATTATCGTTTCACAATGGCATGGCCGGAGTGCTGAGGAAATAGAAAGGTTCGTGACGCAGCCGATCGAAATCGCCATGAACTCAGTGCAGCGAAAAGCCAATGTGCGCAGTGTAACCATGTTCGGTCTGTCTGTTATCAAAATTATTTTTGATGATGATGTAGAAGATTTTTTCGCCCGTCAGCAGGTTAATAATCAACTAAGAACTGTTTCCTTGCCTGACGGCGTTGATCCGGAAGTTCAGCCTCCTTACGGTCCAACGGGAGAAATTTTCAGATATTCTCTTGAAAGTAAAGACCGCGACAGCCGCGAATTGTTGACACTTCAAAACTGGGTAATTGACCGCCAGCTTCGTAGTGTTCCGGGTGTAGCAGATGTGGTTGCCTTTGGTGGACGGGAAAAGATTTATGAAGTTCAGGTAAACCCTACCAAACTGGTTAAATACAATATCACGCCGCTTGAAGTTTATGAAGCGGTTACAAAAAGTAATGTAAACGTTGGTGGTGATGTAATTGAAAAAAATGGCCAGGCTTATGTTGTGCGGGGAATTGGTTTGCTGGAATCCGCACAAGATATTGAAAATATCATTGTTGAGTATGTAAAAGATTATCCCGTTCTGGTAAAAGACGTAGCCGATGTCAAGGAGTCTGATTTGCCGCGTGTTGGTCAGGTTGGTCTGGGTAAAAATGATGATGTTGTTGAAGGAATTGTAGTACAGCGCAAGGGTGAAAATCCAAGTGAAGTACTGGCCAGAATAAAAGAAAAAATTGGCGAATTAAACACCAAAATATTACCTCCGGATGTCAAAATGGTCACTTTTTATGACCGCGATAATCTGATCGAATTTTGTGCGGATACGGTAAAACATAACCTCGTTGAAGGAATTGTTTTCGTAACTGTCATCGTATTCCTTTTCATGGCCGACTGGCGGACAACAATTATCGTTTCCATCATTATTCCACTGGCGCTTTTATTCGCATTTACTTGTTTGAAACTGAAAGGAATGTCGGCCAACTTACTATCGATGGGGGCGATTGACTTCGGTATTATCATCGATGGAGCCGTCGTGATGGTCGAGGGGATATTTGTAGCCTTGGATCATCTTGCCCACAAAAACGGGATGGATCGGTATAACAAACTTTCCAAACTTGGACTGATCAAAAAGACGGGTGGTGAAATGGGAAAAGCTATATTTTTCTCAAAACTGATCATCATTACCGCACTCCTTCCAATTTTCAGTTTCCAGAAAGTAGAGGGTAAAATGTTTAGTCCGCTGGCATTTACATTGGGTTTTGCCTTACTAGGGGCTTTGTTTTATACACTTACGCTGGTTCCGGTTTTGTGTTCTTTCTTATTGAATAAAAATGTTCGTGAGAAAAATAACCCGATTGTTAACTTTTTTGACAAAATCGTCATGAGTGGTTTCAACTGGTGTTTTGGACATAAAAAGATCAGTTTCATATTCGCTACCGTATTTTTAAGTGTCTCTCTTTTCTCTTCAACCTGGCTTGGAACCGAGTTTTTACCCCAGCTGAATGAAGGTGCACTTTGGGTTACTGCCGAATTGCCCATGAGTATGTCGCTGCCGGAAAGTGTGAAAATGGCAAGTGACATCCGGAAAGATCTGGCCACTTTTAAAGAAGTGAAACAGGTACTTTCTCAGGTTGGCCGTTCCAATGACGGGACTGACCCGAACGGATTCTATTTCTGTCAGTTTCAGGTAGATTTGGTACCGAAAAAAGAATGGAAACGTAAAATCACCAATGAGCAGCTTACGGATGAAATGAACAAATTGCTAAGTGTTTATCCGGGCGTTCTGTATAATTACTCACAACCGATTGTTGATAACGTAGCAGAAGCTGTCGCTGGTTACAAGGCAAGCAACGGTATCAAAATTTTTGGACCAAACCTTGAAGAACTTGAAAAATATGCGAACCTTTCCATGGATGCCGTCCGTGATGTGGATGGTATCAAAGATCTGGGACTTATCCGTAACATCGGTCAGCCTGAGATCAGCGTAATTTTGCATGATCACAAAATGGCTCAATATGGTGTCAGTACTGCCGACGTTCAGGCGGTTATTGAAATGGCGATTGGAGGAAAAACAGCATCCATCTTGTATGAAGGCGAGCGTAAATTTGATATTCGTTTGCGCTACCAACAGCAATATCGCCGCGATGAGCAGGATATTCAGCAATTGATGGTACCAACTTTGACCGGAGGTAAAATCCCGCTGAAAGAAATTTCATCAATCCGTAAAGTTACCGGACCGGCTTTTGTTTATCGGGATAATAACAAACGGTTTATCGGGGTTAAATTCTCTGTTCGCGGTCGTGACCTTGGAGGTACAATTGCAGAAGCGCAGCAACGTGTAAGAGAAAAATTGCCGAATCTGCCAAAAGGATATTCAATTGAATGGGTTGGAGAATTTGAAAATCAGGTTCGTGCTACGGCGCGGTTAGGACAAGTTGTTCCGATCAGTCTGGTTGGTATTTTCATCCTGCTTTTCATCATGTTCAGTAATGCAAAAGATGCCGGTCTGGTTTTGGTCAACGTGCCTTTTGCTTTGATTGGAGGTATTCTTGCGCTGCATGCAACGCATATGAACTTCGGAATTTCAGCAGGTGTTGGTTTTATCGCACTCTTTGGATTATGCGTCCAGAACGGGGTAATTCTGATTTCTGTCTTTAATAAAAATCTGGCGGCCCATATGCCGCTTGACGATGCCATTCGAGAGGGTGTTAAGTCAAGAATCCGGCCGGTAGTCATGACCGCACTCATGGCTGCCATTGGGCTGCTCCCGGCCGCTACTTCAACAGGTATCGGATCGGAAACACAAAAACCGCTTGCGATTGTAGTAATCGGTGGATTAATTACAGCAACTGTTTTAACGTTATTGATTTTCCCAATTATTTACGGGTTCTTCAATAAAAAGAAACAGTCAGCACATTCCTGATATTATTGTAAACTCTTCTTTGTCCCCGCTCTGAATCTTTGGAGCGGGGATTTTTTTGTTTTCAAATTCTCAGTGGCTGTTGGGCTGTACGTCGATAAAAAGTAACCATACGTCGACATTGCAAATCACTGATTAAACAAATGGGTTGTCTCTGTGTCATAGAATCACAAAACACAGAAACAAACTTTATAAACATCAGAAATCATGAAAAAGATAATCGCAGCCATGTTCGTTTTATTTGCAGCTATCACCGCTCCGCAAGCACAGGCACAAATCAGTGTAAATATCAATATCGGCCAGCAACCAGCGTGGGGTCCGGTGGGTTATGATCATGTAGATTTTTATTATTTGCCGGATATTAATGTTTATTATGATGTAGCCAGAGCGCAGTATGTTTATCCAAACGGAAATCAGTGGATTTATGGTCAAAGCCTTCCTGCCCGCTACCGTAATTTTGATATCTACAATAGCTACAAGGTGGTTGTAAATGAAGCAAGACCCTATTTACGTAACAGCGTATATGTTGCCAAATATGCGAAATACAAAGGTCAGCACAACCAGCAAATCATTCGTGATAGCAGAGATCAGAAATACTTCCAAAGCGCTCAGCATCCACAACATCAGCAATGGGAAAAACAACAAACAAAAGTTATTGTGAAAGCTAATAACAACAACAGAAATAATAATTCAAAAAACAATAACAACGGTCGCAATAACGGAAACGACAAAAGAGGAAATAACGGAAGACACTAATATTTCTTTATAGAACGGCTTACAAAAAATCAACCCTCATCCTGAAACCAGATGAGGGTTGATTTTTTGATTGTTGTATATGTAAATGACCACCTATTTAAAAATGGACTGCAAAGTAAAAAAGGAAAAAGGACAGATTATATGCTGAATGGAGTAACACAGCATATAAAAATCCATATTTCAAACGGACATAACCTAGCATAAAACCCAGACAGGTTTGGCGAAGTGTTATCACCGGCGTTAGTAAAAGCGAATACAGACCACCCTCAAAATTAGTCACATGGAGAAAACCAAAACTGATAACGGATACATAGAAGAGAACTTTGTGATGTTTCTCCCAAAATTTTTCCATACGACTATCCACATCGCTATGCTCATGCAGGAAACTATAGACGGCTGCCATTAAAATCAGGCCTAGTCCAATAGCAATAGAAGTTTGATCATGTTCACCAAAAAGACCATAACCGTGCATGAATTTATGCAGAAAATAATAAAACCAGATACCTGTAAACGCCGCAAATTTTATTTTGGAATAGTTAAGACAAAGGCGAAATTGTGTTTCTTCAACTATGGGCGCGTACAGCGAGGCCAATGCGATTTGATAAAACCAGGATCGTTGGGTAAAAGATTGTAGAAAAATATTTACAGGTTTTTCGAGATTAAAAATATCAAAAAAGAAAACCAGAATCAGTCCTGAGATGAAACTCAACAGCAACGCGAGCAGGTAAATTCTAAAAAAACCTATTATTCGCATATAGAGCCGGTTTTTCTCAGATTCGACTCTGCCATCTGACAATAATATACCTAATTCCGAAATAATCATTTTCATAATAAAGGAGTTATCAAGCTTATATCAATCTGTTATTTGACATAGGAAAAAACATTTGGTCACCACATGTAAACAAAAAAAATCCCTTTAACAAGGGATTCTTTTATCTAAATAAAACCGTGCCGATTTTGGTTAAATACCTGATTTAGAAAACAATTATTTTTCAGAGAAGCTAACAGTAAAAGTTGTCCCCTCACCTACTTCGGATTGCACGTCTATACGTCCATGATGTGCATGAAGAATATTTAATGTTGTGGCAAGGCCAAGTCCCATTCCGTTTTTCTTACCTGTAAAATAAGGTTCAAAAACCTTGTCCATATTTTCCTGACTTATGCCTGAACCGTTGTCCGCAAAAATAACCTGCAAAGAATCTGCCTGAATTCTGGTTGTGATTCTTAAAATACCTTTATCCTCCTCCATCGCTTCAATAGCGTTGGTAATTAGATTTAAAAATGCCATTTGCAGTGAAACGGAATCCAGAGGAATACAAAAATCCTCCTCCGCATAAGCCTTAACAATTTTAATTCTTTTCAACTGCATGCGGTCATAAGCAGCGGAAATTGCCTCATCGAGAATATAATGAATAGACTGATCCACCAAAACAATATCAGACGAGCTCGAAGGCTGTAATAATTGCGTAATCAGATCATTGATACGGGTACAATTTCGCTTGATGATCTGGGTATAAAATTTCTGGTCTTCATCCACCAGTTCCATTTCCAGCTGTTCTGCCGATAGGTTTACATTCGTCAGTGGATTTCTTACTTCATGCGCAAGCATTCTTACAAGACGGCTTGTCACAGCCAGTTTTTCAGAAAAAAGTCTTTCTCTTTCCGACTGCTTCCGTGCTGTTATATCATGCAATCTTCCCTGAACATAAGGATTATCTTCATCCATTTCCATGGAAGCTGAAAAAACACAATACTTTTTCTCACCGTCCGTCGTAGCAATCCTAACTTCAAAATCCTGTATCGCCCGATCTTCAATGCCATCCCAGACAATACCAAAATTAGGATCATCAACAATTTCCAGGATATTTTTTCCTTTCAATTCTTTTGGTAAATATCCCGTAAGCGTGCAGGCAGATGTGTTAAAATCGGTAATAATACCTTCCAGGTCACTGATAAAAAGAAAGTCATTAGATTCTTCAAAAACCCTTCGGTAACGTCTTTCACTATGGCGCAACGCTTTTAAAACGGAGGTCCGCTCCAAGGCGTAACGAATTGTCCGTTCCAGCTTTTCAGAATCCAGTTCGTTTTTTATCAGATAATCCACAGCTCCGAGGCGCAGTGCTTCAACGGCTATTTTGGTATCTCCTTTTCCTGTCAGAAGAATCATGGGTTCTTCACATTCGAGCGTAGTGGCTTCTTCAATCAGGTCAATTCCGTTGCGTTCGCCTAGGAGGTAATCAAAGAAGTAGAGATCAAATTTTTTATTTTGGATGGCGTGAATCGCTTCTTTATACGTTGCACACCAGGTTATATCGAATTTCCAATTGATAAGATCGTTAAAATACTCTCTGGTAAGAAAGTAATCATCTTCATCATCATCAACCAGAAGTACGGTAATCAATTTACTGTTCATTAGATGTAGGTGGGATAAATCTTAAATTAATTTTGGCTTACAGGAAGAATAATTTCAAACGTTGCTCCCTGATCAGGGATTCCAAATGCTTCAATAATTCCATGATGACTTTCAACAACTTTTTTACATACTGAAAGTCCAATGCCAGCTCCTTCAAATTCCGAGCGACCTCTTAAACGTTGAAAAATCGTAAAGATACGGGACGCATTTTCATTTGAAAATCCTATCCCGTTGTCTTTCAAGGTAATTTTTATATATTTTTTTTCTACAGGCATTTTTCTTTTCAACGCTTCTGAAACTGTTAATTCTTTTACCTGAAGCGAAATCACCGGAGCTGTATCAGGTTTTGTAAACTTCAAAGAATTGGAAATAAGATTGATAAAAAGCTGAGACATCTGGGTCGGGTTGGCATCAATTACCGGCAGCTTATCAATTTTCAATACAGCCTGTTTTTGCTGAATGGTTACTTCCAGATCGCTAAGTGTACTTCCTAAAATATCATTCAGATCTGTCGGTTCAAAAACATTGGATGAACTGGTAACTCTCGAAAATTCCAGCAGATTGTTAATCATTTTCTGCATACGCCTGGTAGCACTTAAAATACGGCTCAGATAAACTTCCTGCTCCTTATCCAGAATATCTTTTGTCTTGCTTTCCAGACGCTCCCCGAATGAAATAATTTTACGCAGCGGTTCCTGCAAATCATGCGAGGCCACGTAAGCGAACTCTTCAAGATCCTCATTGGATTTATTCAAATCCTTAACTTTTCTTTCCAGTTCACTTTGTATTTCTCTCAATGTTGTAACATTAAAAGCTGTTCCGATTGAAATATTGTGACCTGTAATTTCATCAATCGAATTGTGTCCGCGTACATACAGATATTTTTCTTCCCCATCTTCTGCTATAATCCTAAATTCCAGAATATAAGCATCGGTATAGGAAAGTACATTCTTTAATTTTTCTGAGATAAGCGCTACGTCGTCCGGATGTATATTTTTTTTGAAAGTTGCACTGCTTAATTTTTCTATGGGCAAACTTTCCGGGCCATAACCCATAAGCTTATACATTCCTTCCGTCCATTCATATCTGGCATTTTGTATGTCCCAGATCCAGCTGCCGAATTCCATGGTTTCTTCCGCCTCGGCCGACAATTTTTGCAGATAAGCCAGTTGAGCCTCCACATTTTTTTCGGCCGAAATATCGGTAAGCGTGTACAAATTATATTCTTCGTCTATTACAGACTTATCAATTTTACACCAGATTCCTGATTTATTAAATTGAAAATTGAGAGAATTGTTTTCCCTTAAAGTATTAAAGTCGAAATGCGCTCCGCATATCGACTTTAATGTAAATCCTTCAAAATCAGAAACTCCTGTTAATTGATGTGCAGCATTATTTGCATAAAAACACTCAGGATCTGCATTTGGCAATATTTCGTCATGGCTTCCGCAAACGAGGAATCCGATTGGCGATGCACTTAATATATCATAAAAGGAAAATGGATATAACTGATTTTTCAATCTATTAAATATCAAATTGTTTCATCTTGTTATAAAGCGTTTTACGGTCGATATTTAACAAACGTGCAGCTTTACTTTTGTTAAAATTAACATCTCTCAAAACCTGCATAATCATGTCATACTCAGCTTCGTTTGCAACTGTTTTAAGACTAGGTTTTGTGTCATCCGTTTCCGCGGCTTCAAGTGTTACCGGAGCTGAAACGACAGGCGCAGGTGCAATTTCTTCGTCCAGATCTTTCAGTTTGCTATGATTAACAATTTCAAAAGGAAGAGATTTTTCCTCGATCAATTCACCGTCAGATAAAAGCGTTGCACGTTTAATCACGTTTTTCAACTCTCTTAAATTACCTGGCCATGAATAATTGACAAAATCCTTCATTACCTCATCCGAAAATCCTTTTACGTTTTTAGACAATTCTGCATTTGTAGTTTCCAGGAAAGTCGTTGCAAAAAGCAAAAGATCATCCTTACGGTTTCTCAATGCCGGAACTTCAATCGTAAATTCATTAAAACGATAGTAAAGATCCTCTCTGAACTTACCATTTCTGGCCGCATCCAGCAATCTTTCATTACTTGCTACAATGATTCTAACATCTAGTTCAATTTCCTTCGACGCACCTATACGGCGCATTTTACGCTCCTGCACTACACGTAACAATGCAACCTGAATTTCATATGACAAATTGGAAACTTCATCAAGAAACAAAGTACCGCCATTTGCCATTTCAAAGTGACCAATTTTGGTTTGTAAAGCTCCTGTAAAAGATCCTTTTTCATGACCAAAAAGCTCGCTGCCGGCAAGTTCTTTTGAAATAGCACCGCAATCCATTGCCACGAATGGCATATCCTTTCTGCGTGATCTGTTATGTATTTCCTGCGCAATTGCTTCTTTTCCTGAACCACTTTCTCCATAAATAATTACGCTGAAATTGGTAGGAGCAACAAGATCAACCTGGCGGAAAAGGTTATCCGAAACTTCGCTCTGTCCCATTACGTAACCCGCTTTCATCTTGTGAGAAGTTTTACGGGCTGCTTTTGGCGCAACAGAATCTGAATTGCTGCCAGAAGTTACATATTCTGTTTCGCCTGTTCTTTCCGCCTCTGCATCTGCAAGGGCTTTTTTAACAGTAACTAATATTTCATCCGGAAAAAGAGGTTTTGTGATGTAATCATACGCCCCCAGTTTCATTACGTTTACCGCAATCTTTATGTCAGAATATCCTGTGATAATCAAAACCGGCACATGAGGGCGCTTGGATTTGATCGCATTCAGAAGTTCTGTACCGGTAATATCGCCCAATCGGAAATCCGTCATGACAAGATCCGGTTCGAAAGATTCAATTAGCGCAAGCCCGTCTTTTCCGGTCAGTGCTGTTTCAACAATAAAATCATTCTTTGACAAAAATCTTTTTAACAAGAAGCAAATATCCGCTTCGTCATCGACCACTACTATTTTTTTCATGTGGAATAAGTGCTTTCTTAATTAAATGGTAACCCGCAAACGTGCGGTTGGAATATTTAATTGCTCTCTGTATTTGGCTACAGTGCGGCGAGCAACGGAATAACCCTTTTCTGATAATAAGTCGGTAATTTGCTGATCATTGTATGGATGCCGTTTATCTTCAGCTGCCGTGATTTCACGAATCGCTTCCTGAATTTCACGGTTTGATACTTCTGTACCATCCTCATTGGTAACACCTTCTGTAAATAAGTCTTTCAATAAAACAATTCCGAAAGGTGTCTGTACATATTTATTTGTGGTAACGCGTGATACGGTGGAAATATCCATATCAATAATTTCTGCCACATCTTTAAGAATCATCGGGCGGAGTTTCTTGATATCACCCGTCTGGAAATATTCATATTGCAGTTTGACGATCGCTCTTAGCGTGCTAAGCATTGTATTTTCACGCTGCTTGATGGCGTCAATAAACCATTTGGCAGAATTCATTTTGTTTTTCAAAAACTGATTCGTTGCCTTATCAATTTTTTGTTCTGCCATTTGGGTAAATAATTTATTCAGACGTAACGCCGGGCTGTTTCCCCAGGTCAGCTGCACTTCAATTTCACTGTCTTCAATATATCGCAGCATGAAATCCGGTTTGATACTTTCATTAACAAGCGTATCGTTTCTAAGGCCGGATGCTGGTTTTGGATTAAGAGTAGTAATAAGCTGAATGGCCTTTTTCAGGCATTCTTCATCGATGCCTAAAACACGCATGATCTTATCATAATTCCTTGAACCCAGCTCATCAAACGTATCGGAAACAATCTTGTAAGCCCATCCCCAACATTCATCCTGATTTTCAATACGCTGAAGCTGAATCAGCAGACATTCGCGTAAATCCTTGGCAGCAATTCCGGGAGGATCCAGCTGCTGGATTACTCTCAGCATCATTTCCACTTCTTCCGTATCAATGAACATGCTGTTGGCAAATGAAATGTCGTCAGCAATTACTTCACTTTCTCGTCTCAGGAACCCATCTTCATCCAGCGAATCAAGGATAAAATCTGCAACAAGCTGCTGTCTTTCATCCAATCTTAAAAAATGCACCTGCTGCTTCAGATCGTCTCTGAAACCAATTGATTCCACCATTGGGCGGGTATACAATTCGTTATCAGCCGACTGATTATTTGCATAAGTTTTATAGTCCGGTATATCGTCGTCTCTGAACTCATCCCAGTCCTGATAATCCTGAACCGACGGATAGTCATCTTCCCCTGAAGTGCCGGCATCGTCGGCATCCTGAAATTCATCTGCTGTATCTTCTGAAGCTGTATCTTCCTTACCCTCTTCCAGTATCGGATTTTCCTCTAATTCTTCTTTAATTCTTTGCTCAAGCTCCATAGTGGTCAGGTGCAATAAATTCAGCATCTGAATCTGAAGAGGAGAATATTTAAGGGTTTGTCGTTGCGTCTGCGTTTGTCTTTGCATATAGCAATTAATTGTAATATTAAAAGTTCTCTTTAATGATATCGTTTGAATTGAAACCTGGTATATTTCGGATTGTCACCGAAACTTAACATCAAAAGGGTCCCTCTAGTTGACTTACTACATACATCTTTTAAATTTACTATACTTTATCCTAACTTACTTAACCATGATCAGCAAAATCCGAATATTGCGTACATATTTCCACAGACTGAGTATATTAATTCGAAATGTAGATTTTTCACACAACGCTTATTTATGAAACTTTCTACCTTTTCTCTCCTCAACCGTACGCTTAGTGAACATTCGCTTTCATTAATTACCAGATTCCTGTTTGGCACCTCACTGTTACTAATCATTGCTCTATCATACAGTTACAACGAAATTAACCGGGAACTTATCAATTATTCTGAAAAGGTTAATCAGACACAAAGGGTTATCAGCGGACTCCATCAGATTTCATCTGCAATTTATGAAACGACTCACCATACCAACAGCTTTTTATTTTTAAAAGATACCGCTTACATAAACAAAACTCTTGCCGCGCTTAAAATCATACCTCCGTTAACGCTTAAACTTGATTCGCTCATGAACGGAAATCATGCACAGCGTAAAAGATTAAGCGTATTTAAAGGACATTATACTCATTTTGAAAATTATACAAACCGATTGACAACAGGAGGAAATACCCTCAATACGGCTATTGTTTTTGTTCTGTCAAAAAGAAAAAATGCAGAGGTAGATTCTATGACAAAACTCATTGTCAGAATGCGTCATGTAGAGGATCAGCTCATGTACAACCGTATGCAAAGCCGGGAAAATTATACCGCTCAGGTTTATAGATATAACTGGATCATTATGCTTGTAGCAATTGTTTTCCTTTCCTCAGCTTTTGTTCTTCTGGATCGCGAATTAAGGAGAAATAAATTTTACCGGGTGGATCTTGAAAATAAAATCGAAAATCTGAACCGCTCAAATAGCGAACTGGAACAGTTTGCATATGTAGCATCCCATGATTTGCAGGAGCCGCTGAGGAAGATACGATCATTTTCGGATCGACTTGTTAGCAAATATAAAAATGAAGTTTCGGAAGAAATTTTTATGATGCTGGCCAAGATCGACGGATCTGCCCAGCGTATGCAGTTATTGATTAACGATTTGCTTGCCTTTTCAAGAATTGTTAAAACAGGTGCGGAAGTAAAAATGGTTAACCTCAACAATTCGTTGTCTGATGCAAAATCAAATTTGTCTGAAATGATTTTGGAAAATAAGGCAACAATACATGCTGAGGTTCTCCCAACCATTGAAGGATATG
The nucleotide sequence above comes from Dyadobacter subterraneus. Encoded proteins:
- a CDS encoding sensor histidine kinase, producing MKLSTFSLLNRTLSEHSLSLITRFLFGTSLLLIIALSYSYNEINRELINYSEKVNQTQRVISGLHQISSAIYETTHHTNSFLFLKDTAYINKTLAALKIIPPLTLKLDSLMNGNHAQRKRLSVFKGHYTHFENYTNRLTTGGNTLNTAIVFVLSKRKNAEVDSMTKLIVRMRHVEDQLMYNRMQSRENYTAQVYRYNWIIMLVAIVFLSSAFVLLDRELRRNKFYRVDLENKIENLNRSNSELEQFAYVASHDLQEPLRKIRSFSDRLVSKYKNEVSEEIFMMLAKIDGSAQRMQLLINDLLAFSRIVKTGAEVKMVNLNNSLSDAKSNLSEMILENKATIHAEVLPTIEGYGSQMVQLFQNLLSNSIKYHQENIRPVIRITHRLVEGEIIPGIKPSHSDIQFHQIKISDNGIGFKKEFAEKIFIIFKRLHGQHEFAGTGIGLAICKRVVSNHNGYIFAESTGQNGANFYIYLPAESLLN
- the rpoN gene encoding RNA polymerase factor sigma-54, which gives rise to MQRQTQTQRQTLKYSPLQIQMLNLLHLTTMELEQRIKEELEENPILEEGKEDTASEDTADEFQDADDAGTSGEDDYPSVQDYQDWDEFRDDDIPDYKTYANNQSADNELYTRPMVESIGFRDDLKQQVHFLRLDERQQLVADFILDSLDEDGFLRRESEVIADDISFANSMFIDTEEVEMMLRVIQQLDPPGIAAKDLRECLLIQLQRIENQDECWGWAYKIVSDTFDELGSRNYDKIMRVLGIDEECLKKAIQLITTLNPKPASGLRNDTLVNESIKPDFMLRYIEDSEIEVQLTWGNSPALRLNKLFTQMAEQKIDKATNQFLKNKMNSAKWFIDAIKQRENTMLSTLRAIVKLQYEYFQTGDIKKLRPMILKDVAEIIDMDISTVSRVTTNKYVQTPFGIVLLKDLFTEGVTNEDGTEVSNREIQEAIREITAAEDKRHPYNDQQITDLLSEKGYSVARRTVAKYREQLNIPTARLRVTI